The Sphingosinicella humi genome has a window encoding:
- the arsB gene encoding ACR3 family arsenite efflux transporter, with translation MSTAAAAAPAKPAISFFERYLTLWVVLCIAVGIGLGHMFPSLFAIIASAEVARVNLPVAVLIWLMIIPMLLKIDFGLLGSVKQHWKGVGVTLFINWAVKPFSMAALGTFFIGWLFAPMLPSAEIPSYIAGLIILAAAPCTAMVFVWSNLCEGEPNYTLSQVALNDLIMVFAFAPIVGLLLGVAAITVPWGTLLLSVVLYIVIPVIVAQLLRKATLAGGGQPALDSLLKTLGPISLVSLLTTLVLLFGFQGEQILAQPLVIALLAVPILIQVYFNAGLAYWLSRRFGVAWCVAAPAALIGASNFFELAVAAAISLFGINSGAALATVVGVLVEVPVMLSVVAIVKRSRGWYEQGAMA, from the coding sequence ATGAGCACAGCAGCTGCGGCTGCGCCGGCCAAGCCGGCGATCAGCTTCTTCGAGCGCTATCTGACGCTATGGGTGGTGCTCTGCATCGCCGTGGGCATCGGGCTCGGCCATATGTTCCCCAGCCTCTTCGCCATCATCGCCTCGGCTGAGGTGGCGCGGGTCAATCTGCCGGTGGCGGTCCTCATCTGGCTGATGATCATCCCGATGCTGCTCAAGATCGATTTCGGCTTGCTCGGTTCGGTGAAGCAGCACTGGAAGGGAGTCGGCGTCACGCTCTTCATCAATTGGGCGGTGAAGCCCTTCTCGATGGCCGCGCTCGGCACCTTCTTCATCGGCTGGCTGTTCGCGCCGATGCTGCCATCGGCGGAGATCCCCTCCTACATCGCCGGCCTCATCATCCTCGCCGCCGCGCCGTGCACGGCCATGGTGTTCGTCTGGTCGAACCTGTGCGAGGGCGAGCCGAACTACACGTTGAGCCAGGTGGCGCTCAACGATCTCATCATGGTGTTCGCCTTCGCGCCCATCGTCGGCCTGCTGCTGGGCGTCGCCGCGATCACCGTCCCTTGGGGCACGCTCCTGCTGTCGGTCGTGCTCTATATTGTCATCCCGGTCATCGTCGCGCAGTTGCTTCGCAAGGCCACGCTGGCAGGTGGCGGTCAGCCCGCGCTCGACAGCTTGCTGAAGACACTCGGGCCGATCTCGCTGGTGTCGCTGCTGACCACGCTCGTCCTGCTGTTCGGCTTCCAGGGCGAGCAGATCCTGGCCCAGCCGCTGGTGATCGCGCTCCTCGCGGTGCCGATCCTGATCCAAGTCTACTTCAACGCGGGCCTCGCTTACTGGCTGAGCCGGCGCTTCGGCGTCGCTTGGTGTGTAGCGGCGCCGGCTGCCCTTATTGGCGCATCCAACTTCTTCGAACTCGCCGTCGCGGCGGCGATCTCGCTCTTCGGCATTAACTCCGGCGCGGCGCTGGCGACGGTGGTCGGCGTCCTCGTGGAGGTGCCCGTGATGCTCTCCGTGGTCGCCATCGTGAAGCGGTCGCGCGGCTGGTACGAGCAGGGGGCGATGGCATGA
- the arsH gene encoding arsenical resistance protein ArsH, whose translation MRLRTLVDPDHLPALDPRYVHRRLAIGLGDDQPPPRILLLYGSLRERSYSRLCVEEAARLLQFFGAETRMFDPSDLPLPDQVKGDDHPAVHELREHSMWSEGQVWCSPERHGQITGIMKSQVDHLPLNMGGLRPTQGRTLAVMQVSAGSQSFNSVNTLRVLGRWMRMFTIPNQSSVAKAFNEFDEAGRMKPSSYYDRIVDVMEELIRFTILLRPHAQQLVDRYSERKAAGLEIEAATDTSTLRRRAFDNRSSI comes from the coding sequence ATGAGGCTGCGCACCCTTGTCGATCCAGACCATCTACCGGCGCTCGATCCGAGATACGTCCACCGGCGGCTTGCCATTGGCCTTGGCGATGATCAACCGCCGCCGCGCATTCTGCTGCTCTACGGTTCCCTTCGCGAACGGTCCTACTCCCGCCTCTGCGTCGAGGAGGCGGCGCGGCTGCTGCAATTTTTCGGCGCGGAGACCCGGATGTTCGACCCGTCCGATCTGCCGCTACCCGACCAAGTGAAGGGTGACGATCATCCTGCCGTCCACGAGCTGCGTGAGCATTCGATGTGGTCGGAAGGGCAGGTCTGGTGCAGCCCCGAGCGCCACGGCCAGATCACGGGCATCATGAAGTCTCAGGTCGATCACCTGCCGCTTAACATGGGCGGACTGCGGCCCACCCAAGGCCGAACGCTCGCAGTCATGCAAGTGTCGGCAGGCTCGCAGTCCTTCAACAGCGTCAACACGCTTCGCGTCCTCGGCCGGTGGATGCGGATGTTCACGATCCCCAACCAGTCCAGCGTCGCCAAGGCGTTCAATGAGTTCGATGAGGCCGGCCGGATGAAGCCCTCGAGCTACTATGATCGCATAGTGGACGTGATGGAGGAGCTGATCCGCTTCACCATCTTGCTGCGCCCTCACGCCCAGCAGCTTGTCGATCGCTATTCGGAGCGTAAGGCGGCGGGGTTGGAGATCGAGGCGGCGACGGATACCTCAACGTTGCGACGACGCGCGTTCGATAATCGATCTTCGATCTAG